The following coding sequences lie in one Cyanobacterium sp. Dongsha4 genomic window:
- the ureA gene encoding urease subunit gamma, which translates to MELSPQEKDKLLIFTAGLLAERRKAKGLKLNYPEAVAYISAAILEGAREGHTVAQLMSYGRTLLTKNDVMEGVSEMVEEVQVEATFPDGTKLVTVHHPIN; encoded by the coding sequence ATGGAATTATCACCTCAAGAAAAAGATAAATTGTTAATTTTTACTGCAGGTTTATTAGCAGAGAGAAGAAAAGCAAAAGGTTTAAAACTAAATTACCCTGAAGCAGTTGCCTATATTTCTGCGGCTATTTTAGAGGGTGCAAGGGAAGGGCATACAGTGGCACAGTTAATGAGCTACGGGCGTACTTTATTAACTAAAAATGACGTTATGGAAGGTGTCTCAGAAATGGTGGAAGAAGTTCAAGTGGAAGCAACTTTTCCTGATGGTACAAAGTTAGTAACAGTTCATCACCCAATTAATTAA
- a CDS encoding DUF4912 domain-containing protein, translating into MTEQKQTLEEMTLRQLRKIASILNIPRYSRMRKQQLLNIIKTKKNDIASENTDPSNNIDNQAKKSFNRLSPEEKSFLNRRTQENNPPDLTTASDIFRQNLRLSSLKNLPDNFFFGIDENLGDLPESYGEDKVMLLPLSPQWGYIYWDISPQKQKELRNQGGKFLTLRLYDVTDIDYDLETPHNVKEFLCGDVARAWYVPIPVSDRTYAVDIGYRCEDGRWLAIARSPQVKIPSAYPSEWVEDVFVTIPWEEDLKERKQWQLSTTGKSNLTKEKKDLIPVKNSSIPENLKNHSFGSWMLHRGGDSPNIWASGMGLMSGSGAGFSGDLVWNRKFWLIANAELIVYGATDPRAKVIVGDTPISLNPDGTFHFHIPFPDGQIDYPIKAIAPDGEQTRSIYLRFNRDTISENTNKEEEATLEWFTSPKNIN; encoded by the coding sequence ATGACTGAACAAAAACAAACCCTAGAAGAAATGACTTTGAGGCAACTCAGAAAAATAGCCAGTATTCTCAATATTCCTCGATATAGTCGAATGCGCAAACAGCAACTATTAAACATTATTAAAACTAAAAAAAATGATATTGCCTCAGAAAACACTGACCCATCCAACAATATCGATAATCAAGCAAAAAAGTCATTTAATAGGCTTTCTCCAGAAGAAAAGTCTTTTCTTAATAGGCGAACCCAAGAAAATAATCCCCCTGATTTAACTACCGCTAGTGATATTTTTCGTCAAAATTTGAGACTTTCATCACTAAAAAATTTACCTGACAATTTTTTTTTCGGTATTGACGAGAATTTAGGAGATTTACCAGAAAGTTATGGAGAGGATAAAGTTATGCTTCTTCCTCTTAGCCCCCAATGGGGTTATATTTATTGGGATATTTCCCCTCAAAAACAAAAAGAATTACGTAATCAAGGAGGGAAATTTTTAACTCTACGCTTGTATGATGTGACTGACATAGATTATGATTTGGAAACACCCCATAATGTGAAAGAATTTTTGTGCGGAGATGTAGCTAGGGCTTGGTATGTGCCTATTCCTGTAAGCGATCGCACCTATGCTGTGGACATCGGTTATCGCTGTGAAGATGGACGTTGGTTAGCCATTGCTCGTTCCCCCCAAGTAAAAATACCTAGTGCTTATCCCAGTGAATGGGTAGAGGATGTATTTGTTACCATTCCTTGGGAAGAAGATTTAAAAGAAAGAAAACAATGGCAATTATCAACAACGGGTAAAAGTAATTTAACTAAAGAGAAAAAAGACTTAATTCCCGTGAAAAACAGTTCTATTCCAGAAAATCTCAAAAATCACAGTTTTGGCTCATGGATGCTTCATCGGGGGGGTGATTCTCCCAATATTTGGGCTTCAGGGATGGGCTTAATGTCTGGCTCTGGTGCTGGTTTTTCTGGTGATTTGGTTTGGAATCGTAAATTTTGGTTAATCGCTAATGCAGAATTAATTGTTTATGGTGCAACTGACCCTCGTGCTAAAGTAATCGTAGGAGACACACCGATTAGTCTCAATCCTGATGGTACATTTCATTTTCACATTCCCTTTCCCGATGGTCAAATTGATTATCCCATAAAAGCGATCGCACCTGATGGAGAACAAACCCGCTCTATTTATCTTCGTTTTAACCGTGACACCATTTCGGAAAATACGAACAAAGAAGAAGAAGCAACCCTAGAATGGTTCACATCACCCAAAAATATTAATTGA
- a CDS encoding ABC transporter permease, whose protein sequence is MKVFWNIVAIIQKELHGYFVSPLAFSIAAVFWLISGIFFVFLLLSEQGIIQSVAIQEQLGNTTPVDVVYEFMQIYFNAIASLTLFILPILSMGLYAEERKRGTIELLATSPLFNWVVALGKLMGVLIFFITMIMPIILYEAIAFQGATPPISFQVPLLAHLGLILMAASILSLGMFISSLTDSTIFSAIITFILVITLSILDALANSIGGQLGEFLAHFSLLKNYENFVMGVFNSSNLIVFLTYIFLGLFLTSQSIEVFRFSRK, encoded by the coding sequence ATGAAAGTATTTTGGAATATTGTTGCCATTATCCAAAAAGAGTTGCACGGCTATTTTGTCTCTCCTTTAGCCTTTAGTATCGCCGCCGTTTTTTGGTTAATTTCGGGCATCTTTTTTGTTTTCCTTCTCCTGAGTGAACAGGGTATCATTCAAAGTGTGGCAATTCAAGAGCAATTAGGTAACACTACCCCTGTAGATGTGGTGTATGAATTTATGCAAATTTACTTTAATGCGATCGCATCTTTGACTCTGTTTATATTACCAATTCTCTCAATGGGTTTGTATGCAGAAGAAAGAAAAAGAGGTACTATTGAATTATTAGCCACATCTCCACTATTTAATTGGGTGGTGGCATTGGGCAAATTAATGGGGGTTTTGATCTTTTTTATTACCATGATCATGCCGATTATACTCTATGAAGCGATCGCATTTCAAGGAGCAACCCCTCCGATTTCTTTTCAAGTACCATTATTAGCACATTTGGGCTTAATCTTAATGGCCGCATCAATTTTATCATTAGGAATGTTTATTTCTTCCTTAACAGATAGCACTATTTTCTCAGCAATTATCACCTTTATTTTAGTTATTACTCTTTCTATTTTAGACGCTTTAGCCAATAGTATTGGAGGTCAATTAGGAGAATTTTTAGCCCATTTTTCTTTATTAAAAAACTATGAAAATTTTGTGATGGGTGTTTTTAATAGTAGTAATTTAATTGTATTTTTAACTTATATTTTTCTCGGTTTATTTCTCACTTCTCAATCCATTGAAGTATTTAGATTTAGCCGTAAATAA
- a CDS encoding bifunctional class I SAM-dependent methyltransferase/HIT family protein, with amino-acid sequence MENKYSHLTAIEREKLSFPARYLHRKKLLKGNMLDFGCGFGKDVEILSKKGYEIIGYDPHYYPQYPQEKFDTILCFYVLNVLFLESQEEVIMNISQLLKPKGKAYFAVRRDIKIEGFRNHYVYEKKTYQRLVKLPFKSIHLDESCEIYEYQHFNQIKHSSLSCIFCKPYPKLTLLTESTLAYAILDGYPLTKGHSLIIPKHHEENYFNLSFSLQSHCWQMVNRVKEIICAKYQPDGFNIGFNVNQAGGQKVKHTHIHLIPRYRGDNQGKKHGIRCVIPR; translated from the coding sequence ATGGAGAATAAATATAGTCATCTAACGGCAATTGAAAGGGAAAAATTGTCATTTCCTGCAAGATATTTACATCGAAAAAAACTGTTAAAAGGTAATATGCTCGATTTTGGTTGCGGTTTTGGTAAAGATGTGGAAATACTCTCAAAAAAAGGCTATGAAATTATTGGTTATGATCCTCATTATTACCCTCAATACCCTCAAGAGAAGTTTGATACAATACTCTGTTTTTATGTCTTAAATGTTTTGTTTTTAGAAAGTCAAGAAGAAGTGATTATGAATATATCACAACTTTTAAAGCCGAAAGGAAAGGCTTATTTTGCCGTGAGAAGGGATATAAAAATAGAAGGATTTAGAAACCATTATGTTTATGAAAAAAAAACCTATCAAAGATTAGTTAAACTACCTTTTAAATCCATACATCTTGATGAGTCTTGCGAAATTTATGAGTATCAACATTTTAATCAAATTAAACATTCATCTCTTTCTTGTATTTTCTGTAAACCTTATCCTAAGCTAACTTTACTCACAGAATCAACTTTAGCTTATGCAATTTTAGATGGTTATCCCTTAACTAAAGGACATAGTTTAATTATTCCTAAACATCACGAAGAAAATTATTTTAATTTATCTTTTTCCTTACAAAGTCACTGTTGGCAAATGGTGAATAGAGTAAAAGAAATCATCTGTGCAAAATATCAACCTGATGGGTTTAATATTGGTTTTAATGTTAATCAAGCAGGAGGGCAAAAAGTTAAACATACCCATATTCATTTAATCCCTCGCTATCGAGGAGATAATCAAGGAAAAAAACACGGTATTCGTTGTGTGATTCCCCGTTAA
- a CDS encoding ISAs1 family transposase, whose product MEEDNSHGRQITRQVSTWNNYQDLPKKMSDKFKEIKNIIEVKRSGMRGEKPYEEKNYYISSNSETATEVGKKRRNHWRIENQLHWVKDVIMDEDTSKIKQKQGAINISVLKTIGINFFRLLKFESITEGEGRRWLGANLPAFLLF is encoded by the coding sequence ATAGAGGAAGATAATAGTCATGGAAGACAAATAACACGTCAAGTATCCACATGGAATAATTATCAAGATTTGCCAAAAAAGATGAGTGATAAATTTAAAGAAATAAAAAATATAATTGAAGTAAAAAGAAGTGGAATGAGAGGAGAAAAACCGTATGAGGAAAAAAATTATTATATTAGTAGCAATTCAGAAACAGCAACAGAAGTAGGAAAAAAAAGAAGAAATCATTGGAGAATAGAAAACCAACTACACTGGGTAAAAGATGTAATAATGGATGAGGATACTTCAAAAATAAAGCAGAAACAAGGGGCGATAAATATCTCAGTATTAAAAACTATTGGCATTAATTTTTTTAGACTGTTAAAATTTGAATCGATAACAGAAGGAGAAGGGCGTAGATGGCTTGGAGCAAATCTTCCAGCTTTTTTGCTTTTCTAA
- the ureE gene encoding urease accessory protein UreE, with product MIILTKKSELLPHTRVDLEIYLTAEERTKVKQKIQLDAISENGNKYIKLNLERGDVLMEGDILTNDDRSFFVEIKAKLESVITVKSPNTLDLLKAAYHLGNRHVSLEINNDYLRFSPDHVLESMLSKLGISFCQETAPFYPELGAYKH from the coding sequence ATGATTATTCTGACTAAAAAAAGTGAATTATTACCTCATACTAGGGTAGATTTAGAGATATATTTAACAGCAGAAGAAAGAACAAAAGTTAAACAAAAAATACAGCTTGATGCGATTAGTGAAAATGGAAATAAATACATTAAATTGAATTTAGAAAGGGGAGATGTGCTGATGGAAGGAGATATATTAACTAATGATGATAGAAGTTTTTTTGTAGAAATAAAAGCGAAATTAGAATCTGTTATCACAGTGAAGTCACCAAACACATTAGATTTATTAAAAGCGGCCTATCATCTGGGAAATCGTCATGTTAGTTTAGAAATTAATAATGATTATTTACGTTTTTCTCCTGACCATGTTTTAGAATCTATGTTATCTAAATTAGGGATTAGTTTTTGTCAAGAAACTGCTCCTTTTTATCCTGAATTAGGTGCTTATAAACATTAG